The following DNA comes from Quercus robur chromosome 1, dhQueRobu3.1, whole genome shotgun sequence.
TTCAGGGAGTCCAAGTTCGATATCGTGTTGTTGGGTTCGAGGCTGAGTTTCATTAGTGTTACTACACTGTTTACGGCACAAGAATATTGCCAATAATACAAGAGCGGCGAATGTTAATTCCATCTCGAACTTTGGGAGGGAATGATCATGACCATGATCATGAGCAGCAGGTGATGGTGGCGGTGGTGATGAAAGAAGAGGATGTGGAGGTGGGGAAAACAtgttaattttttctctctcagtCTGATTCGGATAACAAGTGCAAGTTGGAAATTCTAGAACTCTGAGGAGTGTTTGGTAAGAGAGTTAGTAACATTAttgttattttgtgaaaatacatatggtgaaaaagtatataaaattaCCTCAATATTAGTCTTTTGACACAAAGTTGTGGGGTCTCCGAGTGTTGTAGGAACTACGAAGGCACTACGTATGAACGTACGTGCATGCTTGGGCCCAGTCCAAAAAATTGTTTCCTATAACTTAATTGAAATCAGAAGTGGGCCAAATAGGCCACGAGcccataaaagaaaagaaaagaaaaaaattctaccTCTCTCCGGTTCTCTCTCTTGCGTGTTTCTTTTATGTTGAGTTTGTTGTTCTATGTGAGTGGTATGATCGTAGATTTGTAAGTGAAtttagggttttgggtttgtaCCAAAAGAATATCTCATATTTTGTCAAGagtttgttgttttattttaatcttctttttcctctctttttatttcattatgtTGGATTTCAGCTAATACTATATATTTCATGGGTTTTCGAGAATTTGTTTGAGATTTAGGGTTTTGGGTTGGTACTCTCTCTTGTTGTTATGATTGATTGTGCAAAGAGCCTCTTCGATTATTTGTTACATGTAACCTTTGTTAGAGAATATCACAattgagttctttttttttttttgaaaaaaagatcgtacctttattaagaaaaagataaaaatattacattttaaatCAAAGCCGACTCAATTATAATATAGTTTTCCTCTATCCAAGCTAGTGGCAATGCCACGTTATGTTCAGGGTGTTCCCAGCAACACCctgacttgaaatttttttttttatatataataattaaattttttttatttgtttacccttaaaaaaaataggaacactctcaaattaaaaaaaaaaaattgcttgttttactttcaagcaaaaaaaaaaaaaaaaaaaaagccaaaaaaaaaattcaactaaaatctgaaaaaaaaaaaaaaaaaaaattgtaactgaGCAAAACAACGGACGGCAAGCCCAACATCAAGCCCAATAGATTACAGAGGAAGCAAACCCAcggattcttaaaaaaaaaaaaaaaaaaaaaaaaaaaaccaaaccccaatACAGAGCAAATCACTAAATCAGAAACCTTAAATCAGTAAATCAGTACATTAGAAATCACTAAAGCTAAAGCAAACCTAAAATCAGAGCAATAGAGCAACGCCTCCCCTTAGAAGTTAGATCGGTCCAGTCGTAGTTGCAGTCCAGACTCTAGAGCATATCGTCGCCCTTCATCGAAGATCGGTTTGGTCACAATCCAAAGCACATCGTCGCTCATCGGAGATTGCTCACACATCGTCGGAGATCAGTCCAGTCCAGAGCACATTGTCGCTGCGTCGCTCGCCCCTCATCACAGATCGCAAATCACTCCGGTGCTCGATGCTCCCTCCTTcaaggtatttctctctctttttctctttgactctctctcaatctctcattgaaatgaaaagtgaaaactatgaaaatatgaaatgaaattaatgaaTGAGAGTCTAactctctttattctttaagagtttaactctctctcttttgaattGTGAGTCTGTGATTGGCTCATTGGCTGGCCGAATCTTTagctttattaataattttttttgcctgttttttgactttttgaatttggctttatCTTATCGTTGgtgtgtgttggtgttggtgttggtgttagtgttggtgagatattaattgtcttttagtgtaatgtgtattgtgatttgtgattgtgaaattttctgattggcaGCTGGCTCTTGTGATTGGGGGCATCAGGCATGAGGCTTGTAATAAATCACTCTTTTTAGACTTAGACTTAAGCTATAGGgcctatatatttttgtgttgcacaatttattgactttttttttgttaagtaataGTGTGATATTCCAAGTATCAAACAACCATAGTaattagttgaactaattaattttgtttgtttgggatattaattaaccaataattaattaaggaaatcaactaataaacaataattaataatttaattaaccaatatattataaaagacaaacaaattaaattatgttaggctaaacaaaaattaataattttataattaatgaaacaacaatataacaaattatagtttataaaaaacaaaaaaattaatgaaacaactaaacaacaatacatTTGGGAAAAATTATACTTCTTAAGGAACACCTTGGGAAAAATTCCTGAAGTCGCCACTGATCCAAGCTATATAACCAACAACATTCTTAGAGCAATTACACCAGgctttgcaaaatacaaaaagtagtcaattttccacatttttcttcaaaaacatcCCATATCAATCCTAAATCactataaatttacatttttgttATAGTAACCGTGTTGTAGCTTTGcatcttaatattttattaatttcacaattttgctccttttttttctctcttatccGTCTGCAAAACCAACTTAGACTTCTGCTTtccctcatcttcttcttcctctaatacacataaacacaccCACATAGATAAACCAACACAGGGACATAAACACACCCACATAGACaaaccaaaagagagagagagaaagcattgtTGTGAACTTGATACACTTGTGGATTGGAGCTGGTAGTAGAGATTAGTGCTTGTGGGTTGAGGGGAATGAGTTTTGATGCTTGTGGATCAGTGTTGGTGGCGAAGATCAATGCTTATGGGTCAATGGAGATTGATGCTTGTGGACTAGTGCTTGTGGTGGAGATTGGTGCTTGTGGTGGAGGG
Coding sequences within:
- the LOC126700492 gene encoding RING-H2 finger protein ATL70-like — its product is MFSPPPHPLLSSPPPPSPAAHDHGHDHSLPKFEMELTFAALVLLAIFLCRKQCSNTNETQPRTQQHDIELGLPENTAQADHHVPSHHVPDLCAICLEDFEDGDVCRKLYACKHTFHKQCVDKWLTINTHCPLCRGSAKAAASANQN